A segment of the Methanomassiliicoccaceae archaeon DOK genome:
GGACGCTGTCGTCGGCTACGCTTCGGCGGTTTTCGAGCGTCGGAACTAAACTTTATAGTTCATCGTCCATTCATCCTCATGGAAGACAACCAGAACTTCTGTGTGCAGTGCGGACAGATCCTGGCGGAAGACGCCAAGTTCTGCCCGTCCTGCGGTGCGAGGGTCCCGGGAAGGAACCCGGAACTGGTTGAGCAGGACAGGCAGGCGGTGCGCGACGTCATGAAGTACCGCATGTACTGGGCCATCGCCCTGATGCTCATCTACTCCATCCCGTTCCTCATCATCGGCGTCTACCTGGCCGTCGATCTGGACAGCATCGTCAACATGATCATGACGGACCCGCTGTACGCCGACTACGTCGACTACTACGGATGGACCTACGACCAGCTGCACGACGTGCTCTACTACGCCAGCTTCGTGTACATCCTCTCCTCGGTCTGCGGAATCGTCTCCGCGGCGCTGTGCTGGAAGAGGACCCACTACTGGGTGGCGCTCATCCTGTGCGTCGTGTCCATGTTCACCGGCGCCATGGGCCTCTTCGCCCTGTTCATGGGGATGTTCGCCTTCTGGACCATCCTCACAAGCAAGCTCTCCTTCAGGGAGTATGAGGATCAGCTCGAGGGCGAGCTGAACAAGATCCAGTGATCGAAAACCGGTAAAACGTTTTCAGGGGAGGGTCTCCCCTCCCCGTCATATTTTCTCAGATGCGCTTCAGGTACCTGAGGTTGGGTTCGTAGACGAGTCCCTTGTCCATGAGGACGTTGGATATCTCCTCGAGCTCGATGCTGCTGATGCCCTCGGCCTCGGCGCGCCTCTCCAGTTCGTCCCTGGGTGCGCCCTTGCCGTCGGTGTCCAGCTCCTCGAGCATGTTGAGGATGATGTCCTCCAGCTGTCCGTGGTTGTGCTCCTCGGAGCCGCCGTTGTCGATGTCGATCTCGTCCGGCTCGTTGGACAGGTCCTCGGGGAATCCGAAGTCCACATCCCTCTCGGGCAGGAGCATGCGGAGGGCGTTCTGGATGGTCTTGAGGTACATCGCCGAGTCCGGAAGCTGTCCGTAGTTGTCCAGGGCGTAGAGCAGTCCCTCGGCCTCCGCCTCCGTCATGCCCATGGCGAGCAGGTCCGGGACCTTCGCGTCGGGCATCCCGAGGACGGTCTTGGCGTTCTTCAGCCTCCTCCACGTGGATTTGGCGGTCTCCAGCAGCCACTCGTTGCGGGTCTGCTCGTCGATCTTGATTATGTGCTCCGGCCTGACGGACACGAAGACCCTCTGGTCGTCGGTCGTGTAGGTCCTGACCCTGCCGACGGCCGCCACGAAGCACGGAGCCTCCAGGTCGGCCATCGCTGCGGACGCCTCGGGCTGGTACCTGCCGACGTTGATGTAGTAGTTCCCGCTGACGTCCTGCACCCTGACCTTCCACATCGGCTCGTCGGGCGATCCGATGTTCTCCTTCTCGGTCATGACCCCGGCGATGAGGACCCTGTTCATCTTGGCGCCGAGCGGCGACACGACGTAGGACGGCATCTTCTCCTCAGTGGCCTTGATCTCCAGCGAGGAGCCGTTGAGCTCCGTCGCGAAGACCCTCCATGCTGTCTCCCTCGAGTTCATATTGCCGCCTCCACCTCTGCGAGGAGCTTCTCTGCCTCCTCCTCAATGTTGACCTCGACGTTGTCGGCGGACCTGACTATCATGTTGGGTCCGTAGTCGTCGCTCATGACGTTGCCGGTGATGGTGATCCTGTGCATCAGGATCCTGCCCATGAGCTCCCTGGCGACGACGCCCTCGCCCTTCGCCGCGGCGAGGCCCTCGGCGGCCTTCATGGAGACGCCTGTGAGCTTCTCGGTGTCGGCCCTGTTGACGACTGCGCCGATGGCGCCGGTCCCGTCGTCAATGACTATCTTCATCCTGAGGTCAGGCACGCCGTCGACCTGTCCGTGCGCGGTGCACACCCCGTTGAGGATCGACCTGTTGCACTGGGGGCACCTCTTGATGAGCCCGCTGCCGCCCTTCATGTCGACGACGAGGCCCTCGAGTGTGATGTCGAGTCCCCCTCCGATTCTGGCTATCTCCGCGACGGTCTTCTTCGTGGACCCGGAGTCCACGATGTCGAACACGGCGTCGACCCTGCTGACCTCGCAGCGGTCGCCCATGTTCAGCTGGGGGATGCCCTTCCATGCGCGGATGTACGCGTTCTTGGCGCAGATGGTCTCCCCGACCTTGAGCTCGAAGTCGTGCCAGGCAGAGTACTGGATCTTGCCGGTGTCGTCGGCGATCAGTCCGGAGTAGACGGTCTTGGCCTCACCCCTGACGGTGATCTTCCTGGCCTCCGTGGAGACGATCTGTCCCGTGACGGTGACGTTCCCCATGCCCTCGCGGATGTCCCCGATCTTGCACTCCTGCGCGGAGAGCGATATTGTGCGGTCCGGCACGTCGAGGGTGACGCCGGGGGCCGGCTCGACCCTTCCGCGGTTGCCCAGGTTGATCTGCACCCTCTCGTTCCAGAGCTTGCAGTAGCAGTTCCTGAAGTAGTAGACGGAGCCCTTCTCCAGCATGACGCTGCCGGGCTCCCAAAGTGTGAACGAGGCCGTCGACGTCTCGTCCCCGAGGATTCCGGAGACGATGGTCTTGTTGAGCCCCTTGACCGTGATGTTCTTGCTCTCGACGTACACCACCTTGGCGAGGACGTCGACGTTCTGCTCCGTGCCGGAGAGGTCGGCGATCTTCTTCACCACCGAGGACGCGGTCACGAAAGAGGAGCTGTCGGAGCCGCCGTACTTCCTGATGATCCCGCGCTTGGCGGACTCGATGTTCACGTGGTAGTCGTTGAGGTACTTGTTCAGCTCGGCCTCGAGCTGTTCGTCGTCGATCTTGTCTCCGAGCACCCTTTTCATCTCTTCAATATGGGGTGTTAGTTCTGTTCTATCCAATGTATCGACCTCCCGCGAACGGGATGAATCACCATCGGTGAGGACCTATTTAATCCAAAGGAGGGGGTGTCCGAACAACCCCCGCCGGGGCCGAAAAACCCCTGAAACCACGTAGTCCACACGGTCCGGAGCCAACATAGTTAAATGGGCTAACGCAATAACTGGACATGGTTCCCAAGAGCAAAATCGAAGAGATTCTGGACGGGTACGACACCAGCGACATCACCATCGCCACGCTGTGCTCTCACTCGTCGCTTCAGATCTTCCACGGCGCGAGGAAGATGGGCTTCAAGACCCTTGGGCTCACCATAACTCATAGCACGAAGTACTACGACGCGTTTCCGCTCGCCAAGCCCGACGAGATCCTCAGGTACAAGGACTTCGACGACTTCGACGAGCGCACCGGGGAGCTGCTGGACAGGAACGTCATCATCATTCCCCACGGCTCCTTCGTGGAGTACATGGGGTCCCGCAGGTTCTCCGACATGGAGGTCCCCTCGTACGGGAACCGCGCGGTCCTGAACTGGGAGTCCGACAGGGACATGCAGAGGCAGTGGATCACCGGCGCCGGTGTCCCCATGCCCCGCCTGATCACAGACGCAAGGGAGATCGACGAACCCGTGATGGTCAAGTACCACGGCGCCAAGGGCGGAAGGGGGTACTTCATAGCAATGGACTATCCCGACTTCAAGATGTCAATCGACCCCACCCAGCCGTACACGATCCAGGAGTACTGTCTCGGGACCAGGTACTACATGCACTTCTTCTACGACCCGTTCAAGACCGACGGGTACAGGTGCGAGCAGGGCGGGTCCCTGGAGCTGCTCTCGATGGACAGGAGGGACGAGTCCAACATCGACGAGATGTACAAGCTCGGCTCCATAGAGGAGTCCAAGAGGCACGGCCTGTACCCCTCGTTCGTGGTCACAGGCAACACGCCGGTCGTCCTGAGGGAGTCGCTGCTCCCGAAGGCATTCGAGATGGCGGAGAAGATCGTCAACAAGTCCTACGAGCTCTTCGGAGGCATGTGGGGCCCGTTCTGCCTGGAGACCGTCGTCAACGACAAGCTGCAGTTCAAGGTCTTCGAGATATCCACGAGGATCGTCGCTGGAACGAACCCGTTCATCTCCGGGTCCCCGTACGCCGACCTGATCTACCCCGGCCTGAGCACCGGTGCCAGGATGGCCATGGAGATCAAGGACTCCATCACGCAGGGCCACTTCAAGGACATAATGTCCTGAGCCGGGTCACGGTACGCATCCGTTCGACAGCATCTGCCGTCAGCGTCAGCTCCGGCCACGCGCGGCCCGGGTTCTTCCCAGACGGTGTGCTGTCATCCGGCGGCGTTCTGTCTTCTGGGCTTTCCCGCGAACTCCGAAATGGCCAGTCCGGCAAGCGTCATCGCGGTTCCTACGACCATCAGCCAGGTCACCTCCTCGCCGAGGAATGCGGCGGAGGACACAACCGTCACGACCGGGATCATGTAGATGTACACGCTGGTCTCCACGGCCCCGAGGTTGCGGGTGGCGAGGCCCCAGGTCACGAAGCACATCGCCGACGCCACGATTCCCAGGAAGAGCATGTGGCCGAGCATCGACGGGTCGGCCAGGAGCCCGAGGTCGGGGTCGAACCCGAGGACCATGGCAGCGGGGATCATGAACAGCAGGCCGTAGGCGAAGGTCCTGCGCGTGGTCTGGACGGTCCCGTACCCGAATGTGCTGATCTTCCTGAGGATTACCGAGTAGACGGCCCAGACTAGCGCCGCCAGGAACGCGAGGGCGTCCCCGAGGGGGTCGAGGTGCATGTCCTGGCCGTTGAACATTATGAGGCATATCCCGGAGATGGCGACTACGAAACCGACGACGAACCCTCTGCCCAGGCGGTCGACGTACAGGACGCGCATCAGGATCGCGGTGAATAGCGGTGCCACAGCCACGATCACGCCCACGTTGGACGCCATGGTGTACGTGAGCGCTATGTTCTCCAGCAGGTAATACAGGCAGATCCCGCACAGCCCGGCACCGGCGAACCACAGCTCCTGCCGCCTGTCGGTCACGTGCATCAGCCTGGGGCAGATTATGCACAGGACGACGAACCCGATGCCCATCCTTATCAGGAGTATCTCCACGGGCTCGAAGCCCTCCAGCAGGGCCTTCGTCGACACGAAAGTGACTCCCCACACGAGGACCGAGAACAGCGCGGCGGCGTGCCCTGTCCAAACGGATTCGTCCATGAGTCCCCGAAGGACGCCGTGTATTTGGATGTCACCGCGGGTCCCGTCCGGTCACCGCATCCCCTTGACGGCCCGTCCGAAGCCTTTAAGATTAAACGCGTGCATGGGCGCGAACGAGGCATCCCAATGGTATCCAAGAGACTTCAGGAGATCCCCGCTTCAGGAACGATCGCAATATCAAATCTGGTAAGCCAGATGAAATCCGAGGGCATCGACATAGTCTCATTCTCGATGGGCGAGCCCGACTTCACCACCCCGGAGAACATCATCGACGCCTGCTGCGACTCGCTTCACAGGGGCTTCACCCACTACACCCCCTCGATGGGGATCCCGGAGCTCAGGAAGGCCATCGCCGACATGACGCGCACCAACAACAACGTGCCCTGCGACGCGTCCAACGTCCTGGTCACCCCGTGCAAGCAGGCCATCTTCATGACCATGCTGGCATACATCGATCCCGGCGATGAGGTCATACTGGCGGACCCGTCATGGGTTTCCTACGAGGCCTGCGTGCGTCTGGCCGGAGGGGTCCCCGTGTACGTTCCCACCAGGTTCGAGGACAACTTCGTCCTAGATCCCGCACTGGTGGAGGCGGCCATCACCCCCAGGACCAAGATGATCATCCTGAACACCCCCTCCAACCCCACGGGGGCCGTGATCCCCGCCGACGTCCTGAAGCAGATCGCGGACATCGCCATGGCCCACAACATCAAGGTGTTCTCCGACGAGATCTACGAGGCCATCGTGTACGAGGGCAAGCACACCTCCATCGCATCATTCCCCGGCATGTTCGAGAACACGATCATCGTGTCCGGGCTGTCCAAGAGCTACGCCATGACCGGATGGAGGCTCGGATGGGCCATCGCCCCCAAGGAGGACATCGCCAACATCAACAAGCTCCAGTCCCACTCCATCTCCTGCTGCGTCTCGTTCACCCAGGAGGCCGCGGTGGAGGCCATCACGGGACCGCAGGACTCCAAGATCGCGATGGTGAAGGAGTTCAGGAAGCGCCGCGATCTGGCACTGGACCTGATCTCGGAGATCCCCGGCATGGAGTGCAACGTGCCCCAGGGGGCCTTCTACCTGTTCCCCAAGTACTCCGTGGACATGCCCTCGGCCAAGCTGGCGGAGGTCCTGCTCAGGGAGGGCCATGTGGCCGTCACCCCCGGAACCGCGTTCGGGCCCGGAGGGGAGGGATTCTTCAGGGTCTCCTACGCCGCCTCCGAGGAGCAGATCCGCGAGGGACTCGGCAGGATCAAGAGGACGCTGGCACAGCTCTGATCCATTTCAAAACGCCGATGGTCCGGCCATCGGCGGATCCTTTTTCCACAGACCCGTCCGTCCCCACTTCGGAGAACAGGCGGGCCGGCACGCGCGCGCGTTTCTTATAGGACCTCTCAGATTACCTGACGTCGCCCTTCGGGCATGAGGGATTATATTGAGCAGGACTCTTTTCACGGTGGGACCCGTCTATGTGGCCCCGGACACTCTCGAATCGATGAACAAGCCGATGATCACGCACAGGTCCAAGGAGTACAAGGAGCTCCACGCCGACATCGTCGAGAAGATCAAGAAGACCCTCGACACCGACATGGAGGTGTTCCTCGTCGCCGGTTCCGCCACAGCCTTCCTCGAGGGGGTCATCAGGAACGGCGTGAGGGAGAAGTCCCTTGGCATCACAAACGGATCCTTCGGGAACAGGTCCATCGAGATCGGGGAGCTCAACGGAAAGACCGTGGAGAAGGTCCAGGTCGAGTGGGGCAAGGCGATGAAGCCCGCCGACATCGAGGGCAAGGTCACAAAGGACATCGAGATGGTCCACTGGGTCAGCAACGAGTCCTCCACCGGAGTGTTCAGCGACTCTGTCGCCCTGGCCAACGCCGTCAGGGAGCAGAACCCCGACGCCCTGATGATGGTCGACGCCGTCACATCCGCATACGCTATGGACATCAAGGTCAAGGAGATGGACGTCGACGCCGTCGTCTTCGGGACGCAGAAGGCTCTCGCCCTCCCGCCCGGACTCGCCATCCTGCTCTGCTCCGAGAGGCTCCTGGAGAAGGCCAAGACGGTCCCCAACCGCGGATTCTACACCGACCTGCTGAAGATCAAGAAGCAGAGCGACAACAACTACGCCCTCACCACGCCTCCCGTGTCCATCATGTACGGTCTGGACTACCAGCTGGACAAGGCCCTCAGGGAGGGCATGTCCGCCCGCTACGAGCGCCACCAGAAGATGGCCGACATGGTCCGCGCCTGGGCAGACAAGAACATGGAGGGCATCTTCCCCGAGAAGGGATACCAGTCCAACTCCATCGGGGTCATCAACAAGGGGGCGCTGGACTTCGACGCGTTCCATTCCAAGCTGAAGGCCAGGGGATACGAGATCTCCAACGGCTACGGCGACATCAAGGAGAAGACTTTCAGGATCGGACACCTGGGCGACACCACGCCCGAGATGGTCGCCGATCTCCTGTCCGTAATGGACGAAATTATGGAGGAATGAAGATGACATCAAAGATTCTGGTTTCCGACCCCCTCTCCGACGAGGGAATCGAGATCCTCAAGAACTCGGGTTTCCCGGTCGACGTGAAACCCGGACTCTCCGAGGACGAGCTCTGCGCCATCATCGGCGACTACGACTGTCTGATCATCAGGTCCGGCACCAAGGTGACCCCCAAGGTCATCGAGGCCGGGAAGAACCTGAAGGTCATCGGACGCGCCGGTGTCGGTGTGGACAACATCGACGTGCCCTGCGCCACCGACAAGGGGATCCTCGTCATGAACACACCCTCCGCGAACATCCTGTCCGCGGCGGAGCACTCCTGCGCCATGCTCCTCGCCCTTGCCAGGAACATCCCCTTCGCCCACGAGTCCATGCACAAGGGCGAGTGGAAGAGATCCAAGTACACCGGGGTCGAGCTCAACGGCAAGGTCCTGGGAATCATCGGTGTCGGTCGTGTCGGAGGCGAGGTCGCCAAACGCATGAAGGCGTTCAACATGACCATGATCGGATACGACCCCTTCCTCCCGAAGGAGGTCGCCGACTCTCTCGGCGTCAGGCTGACCACCCTGGAGGAGGTCATCACCACCGCCGACTTCATGACCATCCACACCCCGCTCCTGCCGGACACCAGGAACATGATCTCCCTGTCCCAGTTCAAGATGATGAAGCCCAACGCCAGGCTCGCCAACGTGGCCCGCGGCGGCATCGTCAACGAGGAGGACCTCTACACCGCACTGAAGGAGAAGATCATCGCCGGAGCCGCGTTCGACGTCTGGTGCAACGAGCCTCTCAGCGACGACGAGAAGAAGCTCCTGGAGCTGGACAACCTGGTCACCACCCCCCACCTGGGAGCTTCCACCGTCGAGGCCCAGGAGAGGGTCGCAGTCGAGATCGCCGAGCACGCCGTCATGTACCTGAAGGACGGCATCGTCTCCAACGCGATCAACGCGCCCCGCGGAAAGCTGGACGCCGAGACCGAGCCCTACATGCCCCTCATGGACAGGATGGGCAACCTCGTCCAGCAGATGGTCGGCAACCACCCGCTCGAAAAGCTGGAGCTCATCTACTGCGGCGGGCTCGCCGGCAAGCAGACCAAGCTGCTGACCGTCACAGCCGTCATCGGCTACCTCAGGAACATCATCGGAACCGCCAACATCATCAACGCCCTGCCCATCGCCAAGGCCAAGGGCATCGAGATCGCGGAGACCAGCAACGACACCGCCAAGGACTACGCCAGCGTCGTCGAGATCAAGTTCACCTCCCAGGGCAAGACCCGCTCCATCAGGGGAACCGTCATCGGCGGTCAGCCCAGGCTTGTCGGCGTCGACCAGTTCTCGTTCGACATCCCCATGAGCGGGGACATGATGTACCTGAGCTACAACGACGAGCCCGGAGTCATTGGAATCGTCGGAAACACGCTCGGAACGGCCGGGATCAACGTCGCGCAGATGACCGTCGGAAGGGACGGCGGCCGCGCCCTGATGTTCCTGACCGTCGACCAGAACATCCCCGAGGAAATCGTGGCGAAGGTCGCCAAGAACGTCGGCACCGACGACATCAAGTTCCTCGACCTGGTGGAGTGAAGATGGGCGTAGTGACCGTCGACGAGCTCACGCTCGCCATCAAGAACAGCATCGATTCCTCCCACGGGATGGTCGAGGAGCAGGCGTACATGCTCGCCCACCACGTGCTGAACTTCTTCGGGTACTCCGACAGGATCATCGACAACATCCTGGAGCCCGAGGACCGTGACGCCTTCTACATGCTGGAGGACGCGGGCATCCTCACCACCGAGAGGGAGGAGACCACGCTCTACGACGGAAGGGAGTGGAGGATCCACTACTGGCTGTTCAGAAGGGACAAGATCGAGACGATGCTGGTGAGGCCGCAGTCCGACGACACCGAGACCCAGCAGGAGGAGTCCGTCTACGCGGATCTGCCGGACGACATCTGGCAGCGCGGCGGCTCCGAGTGAAACCCGACATGCAGAGAGCGGACCTGTTCCCGTACGAGTACCGTCCCGGTCAGAGGGAGCTGGTCCGCTTCATTTCCAACACAGTTGACGACGGGATGAGTCCCGTCGTCGAGGCCGGCACGGGGACCGGCAAGACCGTCTCCGCGCTGGCCGCCACCCTCCCCACTGTTCTGGAGAGGGGGATGAAGGTCATCTACCTCACACGCACCAAGTCGCAGCAGAAACAGGTCATACGTGAAGCGGCGGCGATCGGCCACGGGATCCTCTGCGTGGGCCTCCAGGGCCGCACCGCGGCGTCATGCCCCATGATGAGGGACGATCCGGACCTCGCATCCGGAACGTCCGAGGAGATATCCAAGCTGTGCTCGGAGTACAAGCGCAGGGACGCCGGCGAGTGCAGGTGCAGGTTCTACGCTAACATCGAGCACACGGACATCGACTCCTGGGTCGAGAGGATCAGGGAGGAGCATCCGGAGCCGGAGGGCTTCGCGAGGATGTGCGAGGAGGCGGAGCTGTGCCCCTACGAGATGCTGAAGTACGCACTCCCCCATGCGGACGTCATAGCAGCATCGTACCCGTTCGTGTTCATGCCGCAGATCCTGGCCAGGCTCGTGGACTGGATCGGCATCCCACTGCACAGGACGGTCATCGTGGTGGACGAGGCACACAACCTCCCGGACTACCTCCGCGACGTCCAGACCTTCGAGTACAGCAGGGCGGCGCTGGATCTGGCCGAGAAGGAGGCCAGGGAGAACGGCGACAGCGAGGTCCACGAGGGGCTCACGGTGACAGACATCGTGGGGGTTCTCAGGGAGGTCCTCGGATACGCCGTCAAGGAGTATCTGATAGACGACGACGGGATCCTCCCCCCGTACTTCCTGGAGGACGAGCTCATGAGCCGCCTGGGGATGACGTCGGTCAGCATCATGCGCATCGTTCAGGCCCTGGAGGACATCGGCGACTCCGTCGCCGAGAGGAAGAAGCAGAGGCGCAAGCTCCCGCGCTCCTACATCGGGAGCATGGGGCGTTTCATGCGCGCCTGGCTGACGGGTTCGGAGGACTGCCACGTCAGACTTGTCCTGGGCGGGGACAATCCCTGCTTCCAGTCGTACTGCATGGATCCCTCCGGCGCCTCCGATCCTCTAAACGAGTGCTTCGCATCCGTCCACATGTCCGGCACCCTGGAGCCCATCGACGCCTACATCCGGGACATAGGCCTCGACCGTGCCGTCCCGACGACCCTCAACGGCTTCTTCCCCAGGGAGAACCTCCTGACGCTGTACAGTGACGAGGTCTCCATGAGGTACGAGGACCGTTTCATCGAGTCGAACTACGCCAGGCTCAGGCAGCTGCTCTACGACACGGTCAACTCGGTGAGGGTCAACACGGCCGTCTTCTTCCCGTCCTACCAGTTCATGGACCGTATGCTCGACGACGGCGTGGCGTCCGATCTGGGACGCGACATCTACTACGAGCGCAGGGACATGCCCCAAGAGGAGCTTATGGAGGTGTTCGACAGCTTCAGAACCTCGGAGGGCAGCGTCCTCTTCTGCGTGACCGGGGGGAGGATCAGCGAGGGGCTGGACTTCCCCGACAAGAGTCTGGAGCTGGCTGTGCTGATAGGCATCCCGTATCCCAAGCCCACGGCCAAGATGAGGGCCATGACGCGCTACTACGACGCCAAGTTCGGTGACGGGAGGCTCTATGTCTCAATCATCCCCGCGTCCAGGAAGATGAGGCAGTCGATTGGGCGCCTCATAAGGTCCGAGACAGATCGCGGCGTGGCCGTCATACTGGACCGCAGGGCTGCGAGCCTGAGAGACATCTCCCCGATGCTATGTGGGGACATCCCGGCGGCCGTGACCTCGTTCTTCTCCCAAGACCGCTGAGCCCGTTTGTGCATGCTCTATTACAAAAAGGATATTTTTCCATCGTCAAAATAATAAAGTACGCAACGATAACGGGCGTTCCATGGAGATAACAGTCGACGAGGATGTCAGACAGTACATCGCATCGCAGGGATGCGACTTCCGCATCTGCACTGCGTGCATGGGCCCGGCCCTCGTACCGGTCAGTGTCAAGGCCCCTAAGGAGACCGACATAAGGATCCCCGTGGGCGATCAGACCCTGTACATCTCCAGGATACAGGCCAGGTACATCACCAACGTCTCCATGGACATGATCTACGATGAGGACGACATCGACTCATGTCCCGCGTTCTACACGAGGGGCCGCTACTACTGAATCGGTATCGTAGTAGGATCAGACGAGCCTGGCGGCATCGGCGGAGGCGCGTGCCAGCGCGTCGATGTCGATCTTCTCGCTGAAGGCTGAGACCTTCTCGGGGTTGGCCTCGGTTATGGGTTTCATGGGAACGATGCTGCATCCATGTCCCGGTCTTATCGAGATCTCGTAGGTGCCGATGTCCTTGGCGATCTCCTCTATCTCCAGCTTGTCCATGCCGATGAGGGGTCTGACAACGGGGAAGTCCAGTCCGATGTTCTCCGACCTTATGTTCCTCAGGGTCTGAGAAGCCACCTGTCCGAGGGAGTCGCCCATGACGATCCCGGCGCATC
Coding sequences within it:
- a CDS encoding ATP-dependent DNA helicase → MQRADLFPYEYRPGQRELVRFISNTVDDGMSPVVEAGTGTGKTVSALAATLPTVLERGMKVIYLTRTKSQQKQVIREAAAIGHGILCVGLQGRTAASCPMMRDDPDLASGTSEEISKLCSEYKRRDAGECRCRFYANIEHTDIDSWVERIREEHPEPEGFARMCEEAELCPYEMLKYALPHADVIAASYPFVFMPQILARLVDWIGIPLHRTVIVVDEAHNLPDYLRDVQTFEYSRAALDLAEKEARENGDSEVHEGLTVTDIVGVLREVLGYAVKEYLIDDDGILPPYFLEDELMSRLGMTSVSIMRIVQALEDIGDSVAERKKQRRKLPRSYIGSMGRFMRAWLTGSEDCHVRLVLGGDNPCFQSYCMDPSGASDPLNECFASVHMSGTLEPIDAYIRDIGLDRAVPTTLNGFFPRENLLTLYSDEVSMRYEDRFIESNYARLRQLLYDTVNSVRVNTAVFFPSYQFMDRMLDDGVASDLGRDIYYERRDMPQEELMEVFDSFRTSEGSVLFCVTGGRISEGLDFPDKSLELAVLIGIPYPKPTAKMRAMTRYYDAKFGDGRLYVSIIPASRKMRQSIGRLIRSETDRGVAVILDRRAASLRDISPMLCGDIPAAVTSFFSQDR
- a CDS encoding tRNA 4-thiouridine(8) synthase ThiI, with product MKLIALMSSGIDSPVAAYKMAQQGAEVILLHMDNRPYAEDASSDDAIALAEQLRKATGKDMPLYFAPHGPSQDAIARGCDRPYQCVMCKRVMQRTARELGKKLGCAGIVMGDSLGQVASQTLRNIRSENIGLDFPVVRPLIGMDKLEIEEIAKDIGTYEISIRPGHGCSIVPMKPITEANPEKVSAFSEKIDIDALARASADAARLV